CGCCGCCAGCGCCGTGACGCTCTGTGCCAACAGCCGGTTCAACAGCTCTCCGTGATCCAGGGTGCGGTGGTTCACCCCGACCCCGCCCGCGCGGCCAGTTCGTGCTGCATGCCAAGGCGCTGCCGGGCAACGAATAGGACGGCCACACGCTCCGCGGTGTCATCGAGGCTACCGTATGACAAGGGCTATCGCGGCCACAAAACGGAAAACCCGCGCCGCGTCATTGCCTCCGGCCAGAGGCGTAGCGTCTTCGACGCCATCAAACGCTAGCTCAGCGCCGCTCAGCCATCAAGCCCGTGATCGGTCACATGAACACGACGGACACCTCGCCGCTGCTATCTCAGAAGTCGGGAGGGCGATGCGGCCGCCGTCCGCCACAACCTGCGCCTCGTCCCCGCCTGGCTAAGGATTCCGTTGCGCCTAATCATGAACGCCTTGTTTCGGCTGCTCGCCGTTCCGCCCGCGCTCAAATCAGCTTCTTAACGGGCGACCAATCCGGACTCGCTGCAGTTCTAAGATCGTCGCATCTCAACAGATGTGATGTCGGCAATGCGCCCCCCGATTCTCACCAGAGATCGCTGCGGCTCTCATTTGGAGCCGCAGTGTTCGGGGTGGATGCAAAGAGTTGCATCCGTGTTTGCGTCAGTCCATTGCGGCGCAGACAACTTCTCGCCTGCAGGACTGTGAACAACGCCCGATATGAGCGTGATGGGGTATCAGATTGACCTCACTGATCAAGCTCGCCACGAACAAGTCCGCCGACCTGCGATAGATGTCGTGCGGCGAAGTAAAACATCAATACCTCGTCTATCCGCGCAGACTTACTGCATTCACCTGCGCAAATTAGTGAAAATGCTTTGGTCGGTTGAATCATAATAGCAGCGCAAGGGCAATCAGGCTGGAGCGATTGGCAATGCACTCGGTTGCTTATTCAGCGCGCCTGAGTTTATGACGAGGGACAATCCACGGTGGATAAACAGAATGGTGTACACCGGTCCCGCATGGCGCAGGCCGAGACGATCGAGGAGGTGGTCGGCTCGGGCCTTTGCACGGGCTGCGGACTATGCGCCAGCATCGCTGGCCCCGCCATCTCCATGGGCATCAATATAGAAGGGAATATGCGGCCCCTCGTCAGACAGGAAATCGGGAGGGACAAAAACGCGCAGATCATGGCCACCTGCCCAGGCGTGTCAGTACAAGGACCCGGCAAACCCGAAGGGGTCACCACCCATCCTGTGTGGGGACCGATGCGTGAGATCCATAGGTCATGGTCGAGCGATCCGGTCGTCCGTCACAAGGCCGCAGCCGGTGGCACCTTGACGGCGCTCGGTCGATATCTTCTGGCCAGTGGTCGTGTCGAAGCGGTGTTGCATGTACGTGCCGACGATCAAAAGCCATGGCTTACAACGTCCACAATTTCGAGAACGCCCGACGATGTGCTAGGTGCGGCTCAGTCGCGCTATGGCCCATCGTCGCCTCTCGTCAATGTGCACAGATTGCTCGACGAGGGCAAACGCTTTGCGGTGATCGCTAAACCTTGCGACATCTCGGCTATTCGCGCCCTTGGGCGTGTCGATCCTCGGGTCGGGCAGCTTATCCCCTACATGTTGACCATTTTCTGTGGCGGGGTTTTCTCCGCTCACGTTGCTAAGGCGGTGTTGCGCCACCATAGCATCGATGAGCAAAACGTTGCCTTGTATCGATATCGCGGGGAGGGGTGGCCTGGCCCGCTCCGCGTCCAGACACACGACGGGGCTATTTACGACTTGCTCTATCCGGGAGCCTACCAAACAGGGAAGTTCTCCTACGAACTTCAGTTTCGCTGTAAGGTTTGTCCTGACCAAGTCGGAGAGGTGGCGGATATTTCTGCGCCCGACGGCTGGATACTGCGGGACGGCCGGCCAATTCACGAGGAGGCGCCGGGAACGAACGTGGCTATCGTTCGCACGTCAGCCGGCCAAGAGTTGCTGCAGGCCGCCGTCGCGGAAGGTTATCTCGAAGTTGCACCTGTCTCAGTAGAAGAAATCGACCAGATGCATGCAGAGAAAATAATTCGAAAAGCGGCCGCCTCCGCCGCATTTTTCGCCCTTCGACTTATGGGCCAGAAGACGATCAAGGTTTCTGGCTACCGCACCGCAACCGGTCTGATGCGTGCTGGCTTGCGCGGCATTTTTCGGCAATTTGCAGGTACAGTTAGGCGGGTGAAGGCCGGAGAGAACCGAGAACACCTTATTTGATGCCCGTTTCGTGTGCCACTGTTTTGGCAATTCGCCATTCCCGGACCGGTTCAAGGGAACGGGCTTGAGGTTTGGTTCAGGGGGCGGAGAACAATGGAATCTTTTCGGACACCGCTTCCGGTGAATGATTTTCTGGAGGCATTGACACTATGTCGCAACTGCATCAACAGCGTCTTGGGTTCCTATACCCTGGTAACGGAGGTCGGTCCGTGGGTGGGGCCGATAACGACTACCCTCGCCTAGTTAACGATCTCTTTCCCGACGGCTCCGTGATTGCTGATATTGCCTACACGACTTACGCCGAGGCTAACAACGTCCATACCATCGAGGCGCTCATCGACACTGGGGCTCGATGGCGGCTTGGCGACGGAGCGATTACTTTGAAGAGCCGAGACGCTGATGTCGCGGTGTGGGCCTGCACGAGCGGGAGCTTCGTGTTCGGTCTTAACGGAGCGCAGCGACAGGTCGACGAGCTTGCGGAGGACTTCGGAGGTCCCGCATCTAGCACGTCGCTTGCGTTCGTCAGAGCGCTCGATGCTTTAGATATCGATGAAGTTGCGGTTGCAGCGTCGTATCCCGAAGGGCTCACCCGGCCCTTTCTGGATCTCCTTCAAGAGGCAGGCCATCATGTGGTGGGTGGGCAAAGTCATGGCATCATGTCTGGGCCCGAGGTCAGTCTCTTGTCCGAAGACGAGGTTCTGGAGTTCGTTCGGGCCGCGGATCACCCGCGGGCCAAGGCGATCTTGGTGCCAGATACAGCCATGCGCACTGTCGGCGGAATTGCGCGTTTCGAGGCCGCAGTGGCCAAGCCTGTACTGACAGCCAACCAAGTCACTGTGTGGGAGGCGCTTCGGCTATTGGGTGCCGTGCCGTACCGCGAAGGAGCGGGTTCCTTGTTCACTGGAACGCCGCCGGCTTCATCGAACGTGCACCGGTGACAATCGTAGAGGTGGAGGGCCGTCACTGATCGCGATCCGTTGCCTGACGGACTTTCATACGGGCCGGGTTGGGCTGGCTCACCACGGTGACGGGATGATCTTCATCCGTCGCGGCTTCGCCGCGTCCATAGGCCTCACCAAACGACTGCATGCCCAGGCGCGTTTCGCCGGCCACGCGACCGGGGGCCGTGATGCGCCCTTTGCCCTTGCCCGACAAGATAGCGCGCGAAATTGTCGGCCTGATCGGTCAACTGCTGCATCAGGGGTGGGACCCGCCTGGGTCGGCGCCAGCAGAAGCGCACGGTTGCCCGCTGCACTACGCCGATCGACATAGTGCAAGACACTCAGTACTTCGCCGATGCGCTGCTGGTTCTTGCGGGCCAACAGGATTGGACTTGGTGAACTTACGCCAATTGGGCGTTCTCTAGGACATTGGTGCTACTCGATGGTCAACCCGTTGTACCGTCGAGCATCGCCGGTGCCGTTGACCTTTCTACTATTCCGAGCTCGCTGGTCGAGCGCGTTGAACTTAAAGGGAGAAACATCCATGACTACAGAGCCCTTGCGCGTCGGCATCATCGGCGCTGGCGCCAACATGCGGCTCAAGCATATTCCGGGTCTGCGCGCGCAGAACGGCGTTGAACTCGTCGGCCTCGCCAATCGCCGCGAGGACTCGAGCAAAAAGGCCGCCAAAGAGCTGAATATTCCGAAGGTCTACGCCAACTGGACCGAGATCGTCGCCGATCCTTCGATCGACGCGGTGTGCATCGGCACGTGGCCTTACATGCACGCGCAAATGACGATCGCGGCACTCGAGGCTGGAAAGCATGTCTTGTGCGAGGCGCGGATGGCGATGAACGCTCGCGAGGCGCATGCAATGCTCGCCGCCTCGCGGCGCAATCCGCAGCTTGTTGCGCAGATTGTGCCCGCACCGTACGCGCTTCCCGTGGACCGAACCATCGCCGACACCATTGCGAGTGACGCTATTGGCAATCTCATCGCCGTCGACCTCCGCGTCTCCAGCAGCGGCAATCCGATCGCGGATACACCGCTGCACTGGCTGCATAGCCGCGACCTTTGCGGCAATAACATCATGGCGCTCGGAGGCTGGTATGAGCAGATAATGCGCTGGGTCGGC
This portion of the Bradyrhizobium diazoefficiens genome encodes:
- a CDS encoding Coenzyme F420 hydrogenase/dehydrogenase, beta subunit C-terminal domain, translated to MDKQNGVHRSRMAQAETIEEVVGSGLCTGCGLCASIAGPAISMGINIEGNMRPLVRQEIGRDKNAQIMATCPGVSVQGPGKPEGVTTHPVWGPMREIHRSWSSDPVVRHKAAAGGTLTALGRYLLASGRVEAVLHVRADDQKPWLTTSTISRTPDDVLGAAQSRYGPSSPLVNVHRLLDEGKRFAVIAKPCDISAIRALGRVDPRVGQLIPYMLTIFCGGVFSAHVAKAVLRHHSIDEQNVALYRYRGEGWPGPLRVQTHDGAIYDLLYPGAYQTGKFSYELQFRCKVCPDQVGEVADISAPDGWILRDGRPIHEEAPGTNVAIVRTSAGQELLQAAVAEGYLEVAPVSVEEIDQMHAEKIIRKAAASAAFFALRLMGQKTIKVSGYRTATGLMRAGLRGIFRQFAGTVRRVKAGENREHLI
- a CDS encoding maleate cis-trans isomerase family protein, with the translated sequence MGGADNDYPRLVNDLFPDGSVIADIAYTTYAEANNVHTIEALIDTGARWRLGDGAITLKSRDADVAVWACTSGSFVFGLNGAQRQVDELAEDFGGPASSTSLAFVRALDALDIDEVAVAASYPEGLTRPFLDLLQEAGHHVVGGQSHGIMSGPEVSLLSEDEVLEFVRAADHPRAKAILVPDTAMRTVGGIARFEAAVAKPVLTANQVTVWEALRLLGAVPYREGAGSLFTGTPPASSNVHR
- a CDS encoding Gfo/Idh/MocA family protein; this translates as MTTEPLRVGIIGAGANMRLKHIPGLRAQNGVELVGLANRREDSSKKAAKELNIPKVYANWTEIVADPSIDAVCIGTWPYMHAQMTIAALEAGKHVLCEARMAMNAREAHAMLAASRRNPQLVAQIVPAPYALPVDRTIADTIASDAIGNLIAVDLRVSSSGNPIADTPLHWLHSRDLCGNNIMALGGWYEQIMRWVGPAASAFAVGQVVVRHRKDAAGNRVPMTIPDHIDVTGYLQQGGQYRLIVSSTIGHTTSRSEAWFHGEKGTLAYCIPHEGEPYLQVAKMGGAIGPLAIDPAKRGAWRVEEEFVNAVRGCEQVTHTDFLTGVKYMEWTDAVNLSLCERREVQLPLHL